Genomic segment of Streptosporangium sp. NBC_01755:
ACCCGGATGGGCGCCTCGACCACGTTCTCCAGCACGGTCTTGTGCGAGAACAGGTTGAACTGCTGGAACACCATGCCGAGGCGCTGGCGCTGCCTGGCCTCCCGCTTCGCCGACAGCCGGTGGATCTTGCCGCCGCGCTCCTCGTAGCCGAGCAGTTCGCCGTCGAGCATGACCACTCCCGAGTCGGTGCGCTCAAGCAGGTTGAGGCAGCGCAGGAAGGTGCTCTTGCCGCTGCCGGAGCGGCCGAGCAGGCAGACCGCCTCCCCCTGGTGGACGTCCAGCGACACGTCGTGCAGGACCGTGTGCTGGCCGAAGGACTTGCGCACGTTCAGTGCGCTGATCAGCGGCGTCGTCATGGCTGGGCCCTCACTCGTCCGGCGCGGCGCGTCGTCGTGGCGGTGCTCCTGCCGAGCACGCGCTCCAGGTAGTACTGGCCGACCGACAGCACGCTGACGAGGATCATGTACCAGATGGTCGCCACCATGAGCAGCGGGACGACCTCGAACGTGCGGTTGTAGATCTGCTGGACGCTGTAGAGCAGGTCAGAGACCGAGATGAAGGCGACGAGCGAGGTGGCCTTCATCAGGTTGATGAGGTCGTTGCTCACCGGCGGCACCGCGATCTTCATCGCCTGGGGGAAGACGATGCGGCGGAAGATGTCGAACGGCGTCATGCCCAGGGCGAGCGCCGCCTCGCGCTGCCCCTTGGGGACCGCCAGCAGCGAGGAACGGATGATCTCCGAGGTGTAGGCGGCCTGCTGGAGGCCGAAGGCCAGCACCGCCGACCAGTAGGCGGTCATCAGGTTGCGCGTCTGCAGCGCGAACAGGTCGCCACCGAAGGG
This window contains:
- a CDS encoding amino acid ABC transporter permease; the protein is MSEIRAGGAGASAVPTGQAGPDGPGGAAEEWRRRMEEISRLPHGRPLHLGRLIIAVLMVVAVAGLAVSVARNPAFEWATVADYFFSERVLNGLLNTITLTALSMGLALVVSVVIANMRLSANPVLRAVSGTYVWFFRSIPLLVLLILWFNVSLIYPTFSLPNPFGGDLFALQTRNLMTAYWSAVLAFGLQQAAYTSEIIRSSLLAVPKGQREAALALGMTPFDIFRRIVFPQAMKIAVPPVSNDLINLMKATSLVAFISVSDLLYSVQQIYNRTFEVVPLLMVATIWYMILVSVLSVGQYYLERVLGRSTATTTRRAGRVRAQP